The genomic window ATAACTGAAATGTGTGAACGAAGTATTGATACCTTGCAGCATTTTAAAAAGGTACTTAAATAGTgatttggttattttaaataaataataaaaatattttttttttcattggatATTTAAATTGCTGCTTGTCtagatgtttttatattatttaatacatatattttttaaataatcttaattcaaattaatattttacaggtTGTGCCAAACTTAGTAAGAatcttaaaaaacttaatactaGCAGGCTATTCGCCTGAACATGATGTTTCTGGAGTGAGTGATCCTTTCTTAcaagtaagtaaaatatattttttctcttaacattcaataaatatttaagtttctaAATCACTGATTTATTTGTAGGTAAAAATACTGAGATTGCTTAAAATACTTGGCAAAAAAGATCCAGAGGCTTCTGAAACTATGAATGACGTCCTTGCACAAGTAGCCACAACAactgaaacaaataaaaatgttggtaacacaattttatatgAGACTGTGTTATCAATTATGGATATTAAGTCTGAATCCGGGCTCAGGGTGCTAGCCATTAATATTTTGGGTAGATTTTTGTTGAACACAGATAAAAATATCAGATATGTCGCTTTGAACACACTCTTAAAAACTATTCACTTAGATATGACTGCAGTTCAAAGACACAGAACTACTATAATTGAGTGTCTTAGAGtacgttaaatattataacattattgaaattaattaaactaatgtctaattttcaatttttattttatagcaagACCCAGATGTATCTATTAGAAGACGAGCACTAGAGTTAAGCATAGCTTTAATTAATTCTCATAATGTATTGACTATGACTAAAGAATTACTTGCATTTTTGGAAACGTCCGAACCTGAATTTAAAGCACAGTGCTCTTCTAGCATTGTGTTAGCTGCTGAAAAATTTGCACCCAATACTCGATGGCATTTAGatactttaataaaagttCTTGTTGCGGTAAgcagatataaaaattttagtttttggaCTACTTTCACAGTTCTTGTGTTTCATTAAGCTCTctgctattaataataacaccaATCAATTTGGTTACATGTTAgtgcattaatttttaatagataaacataatttttattaggctGGTAATTACGTGAGAGACGATGTTGTATCAAGTACAATACAATTAGTTTCTGAATCTGGTGCTCAACATGGCGGTTATATGGCTTCAAAACTATGGGTAGAATTGGAAAAAGATACAAGTGATAAACAACCATTGATACAAGTGTCAACATGGACAATTGGAGAATTTGGTGACATGTTACTACAACAATCTGATGAACATGCTGTAACTGTAAGATTTACCAATTTTAatccttatttaaaaaattacctctcaaaaaagaataaaaagaaaactcATTGAGTATAATCATGCTTAttgttacataaattaaatgtacttatgacattttaactaaaatgaaTTCTTTTACAGTGAaacttaatatactaattactacatttattggagaaatttattattctattatttttatttttattttataattgtttaggtCAATGAAGAAGACATATTAAGAGTATACCATAAATTAATGTGGAGtcctcaaaataatataatcacaaaacagtatacattaaattcaCTTATGAAATTAAGCACCCGTATCAAAGTTAATGTAGAGTAAGTATAaccatcaaatatttaaattttagttacttaatttaactttaactcAAATATTTCTCATCagtttgaattgtttttatattatatttattaaagtgcctataaatgattattttattttgattatctaGCAAAATACATGAAATGGTAGCATCATTTACAACACATATGCATACTGATTTGCAACAACGGGGAATTGAATACAATCAGCTGTTCAATAGATATGACCCAATGCGGGAAGGTCTATTAGAAAGAATGCCTGCTATGGAGTCAAACAGAACTCAACAATCACAATGGAATGAAACCATTGAAAATATTCCATCACCTAATGATTTACTTGTCACTGATGTGACAAGTACTGAGACCACTAGTGattctgtaaatatatttttaatttttttattatacaaaaaattgtaaattatgattttcttttaaacttttattttagaatgcattattagtattattagaaGGTTCAAATGGGGATACAGAATTGATTCCAAATCAAAACTCTTCAACAATGCCAACCATTAATACTGATACTCAAGATTTGTTGGATCTCTTAGGTAAGCCTTATTTTGTACacctttattttcttaaaataaatcatttattgatttaatttacaacatttaGGTGGTTTAGATTTAAGCAACCAACCAATGCAACCATTGAACAATCTTACGTCTGAAATTAGTTCAACTAATGGAATAGTTGATactacaaatcataatatatttgactcATTGAGTTTAGgtcagttaaaaaattaatattatttattaataaaatattttagttctatattcttatttatatgtttagcTGATACATCAATAGTTAATACCAATAAAGTTAAAAGCCCGGGAACTGTGACAGCATATGACCAAAACAATTTACTCATAACATTATTGGTTGAAAGGGATCAGATGAATATAGATTCAAACACGGTGAATATGACTGCTTACAACAGTGGAACATTTACCATCAACGAATTTCTTTTTCAAGCAGCTGTCCCTAAAGTAAGTTTATCTTCCGAGCTATTaactattacataattttaaaatatctttactttatcaaatataatgagTAACTCCTCATAGTAAGTTCAGTCAGACCCCATGataaatccattttattttttttatcgggcTATATTATGCACATAAGCGCCCATTGTCCACCACCCAAGGTTACTCTTTTATAAGACACCTATGCACcttaatacatacctatatacgtattccaatgcatataatatataatatatatttaatattatatggttcaCGGCCTAGTACCATGTTGCTCACGGTCGATGGGTTGGGAACCGCTGCTCTAATCTTTATAAGTATACTGATGCAAGAGAGTAATAGgtacaaatacattatacaaataatagtaacaataatatattgtctattttgtattgtattatgaaaAGACAGGaatagaaaatgtttatgttttgcAATGTAATATGTGTCTATACCAGTAGTTCCTCACCGTGGAGACATGTCACCTAAAAGTGACATGGATCCAGCTTAGGGGTGACGCGAAAAATCAATgagaaaaggaaaaaaaaatttatgaaaaaatcatattatattcatattaataacgttttgaacgttttttttttgtgtactgtatttttttttttaataataaaataagtttaaatataaagctaAGAttgtttacctattattttgatttgagGGTGACTCAGTGTTTGATTCTAGTGGTTAAAGGTTACATGAATCAAGAAAGGTTGAGAACTACTGGTCTATaccgtttaaaatattgttaatgtacaagttttttcatttctatttaatatttacatagtttgtttttgtaatagtATTGATGTTGTGTTTTAATAGatagataaacatttttcatgtataaatctatttgtattaaacagtaactaatatattatgcatcattattttaaaatattttgaaacagcTAAGACACTCATTCTTTTTGACgtcattatcaataaatatcacttttttttttatctatgttgTTCAATATGTATGGGATATAGAGAAACGAATATGATGAAaccatcatatttaatttttgattattacaataaaatatttctctatACAGgacaaaactaaaattaattcactttattgaaattacttttttttaattggagtctttcattttaattctatatcctgtaaaaaaagaagaaattgTTTACTTAACAGCTGCTGTATAAAAGTTaagatttaaaacattttaagataaatttaatgctcattaaataatacatttgtataattcttaacaaataaaatatgttccttatacttacaaatgttaatgtatttaattagttattaattataaacatttttttttcttttctatttAGACTTTCCAATTACAAATGTTACCTCCATCATCAAATGTTATTGAACCTGGTTCATCTTTGACACAATTAATGCGAGTATCAAATGTATCAAAAGTAAGTTTCACAatcaattgtaatttaaatattagctttacttgaataatttttttatttaaaaatataaacacaatattgtgattgtaattgtattattagagTCAATTAAGAATGAGAATTCGGTTATCATATACTGCGAATGGTGTGCCAATTCAAGATCAAACCGAAGTGAATAATTTTCCGACCCCACCAGATACATTTGGAACATCAACATTAGATCTTTGGTCTGAAAATCAATGACATAAAGTATTAATGGCCATtggctaaaaaaaatatagcagTAGGTTTGAGTTGTACGTGTTTCATTGTgataagtgttttatttttgtcaattatttgagaaaaatttgaaattttacatCTATCAATAACACAAATCATTGTT from Aphis gossypii isolate Hap1 chromosome 1, ASM2018417v2, whole genome shotgun sequence includes these protein-coding regions:
- the LOC114128077 gene encoding AP-1 complex subunit gamma-1; this encodes MNSSSDTGFNPAFNIATIRQVFNEAVEKVRMPTPMRLRDLIRQIRAARTAAEERAVINKECADIRTSFRDEDSVWRCRNIAKLLYIHMLGYPAHFGQLECLKLIASPRFTDKRIGYLGAMLLLDERQDVHLLITNCLKNDLNSCTQFVVGLALCTLGAIASPEMARDLATEVERLMKSPNTYIRKKAALCAYRIVLKVPELMEIFLPATRSMLSEKNHGVLITGVTLITEMCERSIDTLQHFKKVVPNLVRILKNLILAGYSPEHDVSGVSDPFLQVKILRLLKILGKKDPEASETMNDVLAQVATTTETNKNVGNTILYETVLSIMDIKSESGLRVLAINILGRFLLNTDKNIRYVALNTLLKTIHLDMTAVQRHRTTIIECLRQDPDVSIRRRALELSIALINSHNVLTMTKELLAFLETSEPEFKAQCSSSIVLAAEKFAPNTRWHLDTLIKVLVAAGNYVRDDVVSSTIQLVSESGAQHGGYMASKLWVELEKDTSDKQPLIQVSTWTIGEFGDMLLQQSDEHAVTVNEEDILRVYHKLMWSPQNNIITKQYTLNSLMKLSTRIKVNVDKIHEMVASFTTHMHTDLQQRGIEYNQLFNRYDPMREGLLERMPAMESNRTQQSQWNETIENIPSPNDLLVTDVTSTETTSDSNALLVLLEGSNGDTELIPNQNSSTMPTINTDTQDLLDLLGGLDLSNQPMQPLNNLTSEISSTNGIVDTTNHNIFDSLSLADTSIVNTNKVKSPGTVTAYDQNNLLITLLVERDQMNIDSNTVNMTAYNSGTFTINEFLFQAAVPKTFQLQMLPPSSNVIEPGSSLTQLMRVSNVSKSQLRMRIRLSYTANGVPIQDQTEVNNFPTPPDTFGTSTLDLWSENQ